The Streptococcus sp. S5 genome contains a region encoding:
- a CDS encoding DUF4767 domain-containing protein — translation MKRKQWVQLGIVASSMVMLTGCYQRYQRQSSPKKEAATSQTSAKKQAKKADNKQLYQSVFSDYQKIFATSKDLDAISKLNDALAKEDRMINSWVIETVINQPDAVRYAFKDLNNDGVDEMIIANQQTDGSYFVTGVYYLKNQKPTLLAEGFVAGHGGARNATTLYQGGEVLEVSWMSGTGRGVAVLSRIEKTPQAATKVQEEEVQVPGSDLNSLFGKSDENKLDLKAFDWQTFDSAPSAGNSQSQEKTPWNAEKSAKLAEFMKTWGEKMGQPNYQKGIAGGDVGPDNLYTLGENSKMDAIYTDTGQGNAKYRIVERYSNWDKYPDVHSYFFAITDTGEGIVFHSPTTNGGKMYLKPTDNKELQEEFTQLLHQ, via the coding sequence ATGAAAAGAAAACAATGGGTGCAGTTAGGAATAGTGGCTTCGAGTATGGTCATGTTAACAGGATGTTACCAAAGATACCAACGCCAGTCCAGTCCCAAAAAAGAGGCTGCAACAAGCCAGACCTCAGCAAAGAAACAAGCGAAAAAAGCAGATAACAAACAATTATACCAGTCTGTTTTTTCAGACTACCAAAAGATTTTTGCCACTTCAAAAGATTTAGATGCTATTTCCAAATTGAATGATGCATTAGCCAAAGAAGATCGGATGATCAATAGCTGGGTGATCGAGACCGTGATCAATCAGCCAGATGCCGTTCGCTATGCCTTTAAGGACTTAAATAACGATGGGGTAGATGAGATGATCATCGCCAATCAGCAGACCGATGGAAGCTACTTTGTGACAGGAGTTTATTACCTCAAGAACCAAAAACCGACCCTGCTAGCTGAAGGTTTCGTCGCTGGACACGGTGGAGCGCGCAATGCGACGACCCTCTATCAGGGAGGAGAAGTCTTAGAAGTCAGCTGGATGTCAGGAACTGGCCGTGGGGTAGCTGTGCTCTCACGGATAGAAAAGACGCCTCAAGCTGCGACCAAAGTCCAGGAAGAAGAAGTCCAAGTACCTGGTTCAGATCTGAATAGCCTCTTTGGAAAATCGGATGAGAATAAACTGGATCTCAAGGCTTTTGACTGGCAAACTTTTGACAGCGCACCATCAGCGGGAAATAGCCAAAGCCAGGAAAAAACGCCTTGGAACGCTGAAAAATCAGCAAAATTAGCAGAATTTATGAAGACCTGGGGAGAAAAGATGGGCCAACCCAACTATCAAAAAGGCATCGCTGGCGGTGATGTAGGACCAGACAACCTCTATACTCTAGGGGAAAATAGCAAGATGGATGCCATTTATACAGATACTGGTCAGGGAAATGCAAAATACCGCATCGTGGAACGCTATAGCAATTGGGACAAGTATCCAGATGTGCATAGTTATTTCTTTGCCATTACAGATACAGGAGAAGGCATTGTCTTTCATTCTCCAACGACTAATGGTGGAAAGATGTATCTAAAACCAACGGACAACAAGGAACTTCAAGAAGAATTTACACAGTTGCTTCATCAATAA
- a CDS encoding PTS transporter subunit EIIC gives MTKYLVQKFFWLREKSLIQISQKTLVSLFPFFLFSGIIRVIALSVFSDRGYIHQLFSMDSWLPWDQAISQVLINFSNFLGGLAGPLATYFAGKYTAGHYGRSTGTAGVTALLVSLIVGSQELLVGPLHDGQLTRINLPATTNIVLAIFLGYLIGQIFRLSKASDDQIVDKDFIYQPKTVRPIFLSLVLGVSLNLLLVLGNQFNIFQTIRQFLASLTVSSHHLLSTFVMGLFSSISAWFGNSQVFALNSIADDSFALENLTYAVTHHSTTGIPHLYTLTNLYRSFGLVAGVGAVLALLVAILLVSRSQKDKKVSLLSLFPSLFNNGASFMVGIPVLLNLLYVIPFLLIPLVNMAIAALALCFKLMPAAVYPVPDGTPSLLYAFIGTGGSLRALAVSILCFAVDVLLYLPFVRMGNRIRKDLKVKGESDETI, from the coding sequence ATGACCAAGTATTTAGTCCAGAAGTTTTTCTGGTTACGAGAAAAAAGTTTGATTCAAATTTCCCAGAAAACCCTTGTTTCCTTATTTCCTTTTTTTCTATTTTCAGGAATCATTCGGGTGATCGCTCTATCGGTCTTCTCCGATCGAGGCTATATCCATCAGCTCTTTTCGATGGATAGCTGGTTGCCGTGGGATCAGGCCATTAGTCAAGTCCTCATTAATTTTTCCAATTTTTTAGGAGGTCTAGCAGGACCTTTAGCGACTTATTTCGCTGGAAAATATACAGCTGGGCACTATGGTAGAAGTACAGGGACAGCAGGTGTCACCGCTCTTTTGGTCAGCTTGATTGTAGGGTCTCAGGAATTGTTGGTGGGACCGCTCCATGACGGGCAACTGACGCGTATCAACTTACCCGCGACGACCAATATCGTCTTAGCGATTTTTTTAGGCTATCTAATTGGGCAGATCTTTCGTCTATCCAAGGCCAGTGACGACCAGATTGTGGACAAGGATTTCATCTATCAACCCAAGACGGTGCGTCCCATTTTCTTGTCCTTAGTTCTAGGGGTCAGCCTCAATCTTCTTTTGGTTCTTGGAAATCAATTTAATATTTTTCAAACTATCCGACAGTTCTTGGCTTCTCTAACGGTAAGCAGTCATCATCTCCTGTCCACCTTTGTCATGGGTCTTTTCAGTAGCATATCTGCTTGGTTTGGTAATAGTCAAGTCTTTGCCTTGAACTCAATTGCGGATGATAGCTTTGCCTTGGAAAATCTGACCTACGCTGTGACCCATCATTCAACGACAGGCATTCCTCATCTCTATACCTTGACCAATTTGTACCGCAGTTTTGGTCTGGTGGCTGGTGTCGGCGCTGTCCTAGCGCTTTTGGTTGCAATCTTATTGGTTTCACGAAGTCAAAAGGACAAGAAAGTCAGTCTTCTCAGTCTGTTTCCAAGTCTCTTTAACAATGGGGCTTCTTTCATGGTAGGGATACCGGTCCTTCTCAACCTCCTATATGTGATTCCCTTTTTATTGATCCCTTTGGTGAATATGGCGATAGCAGCTCTAGCTTTGTGCTTCAAACTGATGCCAGCAGCCGTCTATCCCGTGCCAGATGGGACACCTAGCCTTCTTTATGCTTTTATTGGAACCGGAGGAAGTCTGAGAGCCTTAGCTGTCAGTATACTTTGTTTTGCCGTCGATGTGCTCCTTTATCTACCATTTGTCCGCATGGGAAATCGTATCCGAAAAGATCTAAAAGTGAAAGGAGAAAGCGATGAAACAATCTAA
- a CDS encoding MFS transporter, with amino-acid sequence MSQEKISAKVLFAIFATGILSFCGVAGETAMNITFPILMKEFEINTATVQWVTTIYLLVVACVVPLSAYLKRSFKMKSIFLVGNLLSVLGVLIDFLAPSFGFVVLGRLVQGMGVGFALPLMFNIILEQVPKRKIGLMMGVGTLITAIAPAIGPTVGGLLTANFGWRSIFLVQFPILLASLVAGLRSIEQISKVKRETLDIMSLLAIIASFLGLILGIHGLSDHAFFSFSVLGWLVIGFLGLVLLVWRSNQLENPIINLAILKNHLLTGHVLAFFTFQLGSLAMSFLLPNYIQLVNHSNTTLAALMLLPGAIIGAGFAPFSGLILDKLGARRPILLGAVLILLAHFFFTLFGLKLSNVLILVFYMIFMTGMGLAFGNIMTNGQKQLSLEEQPDANAIFNTLQQFAGAVGTTLASLIVAMSQANQKMDFTQATAKGSRNGFMVLFALGIFQLLLLFWVVGKEQDTN; translated from the coding sequence ATGTCACAAGAAAAAATTTCAGCCAAGGTCTTATTTGCAATCTTTGCAACAGGGATCCTTTCCTTTTGCGGGGTGGCTGGAGAAACTGCCATGAATATCACCTTCCCAATATTGATGAAGGAATTTGAGATCAATACCGCAACCGTCCAGTGGGTCACCACCATCTATCTTCTAGTCGTTGCCTGTGTAGTCCCCTTATCTGCCTACCTTAAGCGCTCTTTTAAAATGAAGTCCATCTTTTTAGTTGGAAATCTCCTATCTGTTTTAGGTGTTCTCATTGACTTCCTAGCTCCAAGTTTTGGCTTTGTGGTCTTGGGTCGATTGGTCCAAGGAATGGGGGTTGGTTTTGCCCTTCCTCTGATGTTTAATATCATTTTAGAGCAGGTCCCAAAACGCAAGATCGGTCTCATGATGGGAGTGGGGACCCTGATTACAGCTATCGCTCCCGCCATTGGTCCTACTGTCGGTGGTCTCTTGACAGCTAACTTCGGCTGGCGCTCCATCTTTTTGGTTCAATTCCCGATCCTTCTAGCTTCGCTAGTTGCAGGACTTCGCTCCATTGAGCAAATCAGTAAAGTCAAACGAGAAACCCTTGATATCATGAGCCTTCTCGCCATTATTGCATCATTTTTAGGCTTGATTCTAGGCATTCACGGTCTCTCTGACCATGCTTTCTTTAGTTTTTCTGTCCTTGGTTGGCTGGTGATTGGGTTCTTGGGACTGGTTCTCTTAGTCTGGCGGTCCAATCAGTTGGAGAATCCCATTATCAACCTTGCCATCTTAAAGAACCATCTCCTCACTGGCCATGTTCTTGCCTTTTTCACTTTCCAATTAGGTTCTCTGGCCATGAGTTTCCTCTTGCCCAATTATATCCAGTTGGTCAACCACTCTAACACCACACTTGCAGCTTTGATGCTGCTTCCAGGAGCCATCATCGGAGCTGGCTTTGCTCCTTTCTCCGGTCTCATTCTAGATAAACTAGGCGCCCGCAGACCAATTCTCCTTGGAGCTGTTTTGATCCTTCTGGCTCATTTCTTCTTCACACTCTTTGGCTTGAAGTTATCAAATGTCTTGATTCTTGTCTTTTACATGATCTTCATGACCGGTATGGGGCTTGCCTTTGGCAATATCATGACCAACGGACAAAAACAACTCTCTCTGGAAGAGCAACCTGATGCGAACGCGATTTTTAACACCTTGCAACAATTTGCAGGCGCTGTCGGAACAACCCTAGCTTCGCTGATCGTTGCCATGAGCCAAGCTAATCAAAAGATGGACTTCACCCAAGCCACTGCTAAAGGAAGCCGCAACGGTTTTATGGTCTTATTTGCCTTAGGCATCTTCCAACTGCTTCTCTTATTTTGGGTTGTGGGGAAAGAACAAGATACGAATTAA
- a CDS encoding alpha/beta hydrolase yields MKQSKKTAIVLTLVSLFLIALAIPSYSWTRTNVSKIEKFYNSKLSPIIMIPGSSATENRFDSLVTKLNQGRQGTKHSLLKLKVWNDGHITYSGSIDAKDNEPVIVVGFENNKDGYSNIKKQAKLFNQAFEALQAKYNFNNFKGLGHSNGGLIYTAFIENYLGDYDVDLKTLMTIGTPYNFTETNIKNKSEMLADFIKGKEAIPTTLHMYSVAGTITYDSDELVPDASVSAGKYIYQNQAASYTEITVTGEDAQHSDLPTNDEVVALVKEHIESQTDSRAKPNKIN; encoded by the coding sequence ATGAAACAATCTAAAAAAACAGCGATCGTCCTCACTTTGGTTAGTCTTTTCTTAATCGCTTTAGCCATTCCTTCTTATAGCTGGACTCGGACCAATGTTTCAAAAATCGAGAAATTTTATAATTCAAAATTGTCTCCCATCATCATGATCCCGGGAAGCTCAGCAACAGAGAACCGCTTCGATAGCTTGGTAACCAAGCTCAACCAAGGCCGCCAAGGAACCAAACACAGTCTACTTAAGCTTAAGGTTTGGAATGATGGGCATATCACCTATAGTGGTAGTATTGATGCCAAGGACAATGAGCCGGTAATTGTGGTTGGTTTTGAAAACAACAAAGATGGCTATAGCAACATTAAAAAGCAGGCTAAACTATTCAATCAAGCCTTTGAAGCCCTTCAAGCCAAATACAATTTTAATAATTTTAAGGGCTTGGGTCATTCCAACGGTGGCTTGATTTATACAGCCTTTATTGAAAATTACCTGGGGGATTATGATGTGGATCTCAAGACCCTCATGACCATCGGAACTCCCTACAATTTCACGGAGACCAATATCAAAAATAAATCTGAGATGTTGGCTGACTTTATCAAGGGAAAAGAAGCTATCCCCACAACCCTTCATATGTATTCAGTAGCAGGGACCATCACCTATGATTCAGATGAGTTGGTCCCAGATGCCAGTGTTTCTGCTGGGAAATATATCTACCAAAACCAAGCAGCTAGCTATACGGAGATTACGGTGACGGGGGAAGATGCCCAGCACTCGGATCTTCCGACCAATGATGAGGTAGTTGCCTTGGTGAAAGAGCATATTGAAAGTCAAACGGATAGTCGTGCCAAACCGAATAAAATAAACTAA
- a CDS encoding VIT1/CCC1 transporter family protein, with the protein MTEMKHGVDESFNDRLNILRAAVLGANDGIISIAGVVIGVASATPNIWIIFLSGLSAILAGAFSMAGGEYVSVSTQKDTEEAAVNREQALLDRDPKLARESLYHAYLQNGECETSAKILTERAFMKHPLKALVEEKYGIEYEEFTNPWHAAASSFLAFSVGSLPPMLSIILFPTAYRIPVTVFVVGLSLIFTGYTSAKLGKAPTKPAMLRNLIIGLLTMGVTYFFGQLFSI; encoded by the coding sequence ATGACTGAAATGAAACATGGAGTAGATGAATCATTTAACGACCGCTTGAATATCTTGAGAGCCGCTGTTCTCGGGGCCAATGATGGGATTATTTCTATTGCTGGGGTGGTGATTGGGGTAGCCAGTGCCACACCAAACATCTGGATCATTTTCCTATCTGGCTTGTCGGCGATTCTGGCAGGTGCCTTTTCGATGGCGGGCGGTGAGTATGTCTCTGTTTCCACACAAAAAGACACGGAAGAAGCCGCTGTGAACCGCGAACAAGCCTTGTTGGATCGCGATCCAAAGTTAGCGAGAGAATCTCTCTACCACGCTTACCTTCAAAATGGAGAATGCGAAACTTCCGCAAAGATTTTGACAGAACGGGCCTTTATGAAACATCCACTCAAAGCCCTGGTCGAAGAGAAATATGGTATCGAATATGAGGAGTTTACTAATCCTTGGCATGCTGCTGCATCTAGCTTTCTTGCTTTTTCGGTTGGTTCCCTTCCTCCAATGCTCTCTATTATTCTCTTTCCAACTGCCTATCGCATCCCGGTGACGGTCTTCGTTGTTGGACTATCCTTGATCTTCACTGGCTATACCAGTGCAAAACTGGGAAAAGCACCAACCAAGCCAGCCATGCTTCGCAACCTCATCATTGGCCTTCTCACCATGGGTGTGACTTACTTCTTCGGACAACTCTTTAGTATCTAA